The Rhododendron vialii isolate Sample 1 chromosome 8a, ASM3025357v1 genome has a window encoding:
- the LOC131335566 gene encoding tyrosine-sulfated glycopeptide receptor 1: MIMIRDIKHNPCRQSALIHHHHSRNRTTMLFHTNLEHFHLFLPIFLLLSLSSFANLIHASCDQLDQYSLISFYHNISSPPPSPLNWSTAIDCCSWEGIACDTNGRVTRLWLPFRGLLGTLSPALGNLTALSQLNLSHNSLSGSFPDGFFSSFNGIQIMDLSFNRLVGQLPLSDELPVSMQALNLSSNKLGGTIESSFLQSAMSLASFDTSNNSFNGFLPTSICVTSPSVKLLDFSSNYFSGQIPQGFGGCSQLEVFRAGYNNLYGQLPSDIYNAGQLLEISLPANTLVGPIDDAIVNLTNLRVLELFGNQLNGTIPENIGKLAKLEQLQLHINNLTGNLPASLMNCTNLIALILRVNTFFGELSSLDFSQLTQLSIIDLGNNNFNGSLPVSLFSCKSLTAIRLSTNKLNGQIPPEAGTLQSLSFLSVSLNSLTNITGAIQILMGCRNLSTLIVSKNFVNEVIPDDANILDSEGFQNLQVLALGGCLFTGQVPSWFAKLVKLEVLDFSYNQISGSIPGWFGTLPNLFYLDLSFNRLGGYFPEELTQLPGLVSDEGSAQINRTYVELPVFVSPNNISLLQYNQLSFLPPTINLGNNSISGSIPVEIGQLKGIHVLDLSWNNFSGNIPTQISNLTNLETVDLEGNHLSGEIPTSLISLHFLSSFNVSYNDLQGPIPTGGQFNTFPESSFIGNPLLCGSVLGQHCSTQPDSTPTSAPKRILKKNIIIGLVLGICFGIGFTMTMLAFWILSKRRILPRGDPEKDDVGTMSFNYHSEISIELIQDPSLVVVFPSNREEINNLTIYEILKATDNFNQANIIGCGGFGLVYKATLENGTKLAIKKLSGDMGIMEREFKAEVEALSTAKHNNLVSLQGYCVHDGCRILMYAYMENGSLDYWLHEKSDGPAQLDWPTRLRIAQGASCGLSYMHQICEPHIIHRDIKSSNILLDDKFEAHVADFGLSRLILPYETHVTTELIGTLGYIPPEYGQAWKATLRGDMYSFGVVMLELLTGKRPMEVFEPKMSRELVVWVEQMRSEGKQDEVFDPLLRDRGFEEQMRQVLDVACMCINQNPLKRPTITEVVNWLQNVGSVEQPSKC, from the coding sequence ATGATAATGATCAGAGATATTAAACACAACCCCTGCCGGCAATCGGCACTCATACATCATCACCACAGCAGAAACAGAACTACCATGCTCTTTCACACCAATCTCGAACATTTTCATCTCTTCCTACCaattttcctcctcctctctctctctagctttgCCAATCTCATCCACGCCTCCTGTGATCAACTGGATCAATATTCCCTTATCTCCTTCTATCATAACATTTCCAGTCCTCCACCATCTCCTCTGAATTGGTCTACTGCAATTGACTGCTGCTCCTGGGAAGGCATTGCTTGCGATACCAATGGTCGGGTCACCAGGCTTTGGCTACCGTTTAGAGGTCTCTTGGGGACGCTTTCGCCCGCCCTTGGAAACCTCACTGCTCTCTCTCAACTCAATCTCTCTCATAATTCACTCTCCGGTTCGTTCCCAGATGGGTTTTTCTCATCCTTCAATGGAATTCAGATCATGGACTTGAGCTTTAACCGGCTAGTCGGACAATTACCATTATCTGATGAATTGCCAGTTTCCATGCAAGCATTGAATTTGTCCAGTAACAAATTGGGTGGGACAATTGAGTCTTCATTTCTCCAGTCGGCTATGAGTTTGGCATCTTTTGATACAAGCAACAACAGTTTCAATGGCTTTCTCCCTACCTCTATTTGTGTCACTTCTCCATCTGTCAAACTCCTGGATTTCTCCTCCAATTACTTCAGCGGCCAGATTCCCCAAGGATTTGGAGGGTGTTCTCAACTGGAGGTATTCCGGGCAGGTTACAATAACCTCTACGGGCAGCTCCCAAGCGACATTTATAATGCGGGGCAACTGCTAGAAATCTCCTTACCTGCCAATACCCTCGTTGGACCCATCGATGATGCAATCGTTAACCTAACCAACCTCAGAGTCCTTGAACTCTTTGGTAACCAATTGAATGGCACAATTCCTGAGAATATCGGGAAGCTTGCCAAGTTGGAACAGCTGCAGCTTCACATCAACAACCTGACTGGAAATCTGCCTGCTTCGCTGATGAATTGCACCAACCTCATCGCACTGATCTTGAGGGTGAACACCTTTTTTGGTGAACTCTCATCCCTTGATTTCTCGCAACTAACTCAACTTTCCATAATTGACCTTGGGAACAATAACTTCAACGGTAGTCTTCCGGTGAGCCTTTTCTCGTGCAAATCACTAACGGCTATTCGATTGTCCACTAATAAGCTAAATGGACAAATCCCACCCGAAGCAGGCACATTGCAATCGCTGTCGTTCCTTTCAGTTTCTTTGAATAGCCTGACCAATATCACAGGAGCAATCCAGATTCTCATGGGTTGCAGGAACCTCAGCACTTTGATAGtctcaaaaaatttcgtcaACGAAGTGATTCCAGATGATGCAAACATATTGGATTCAGAAGGGTTTCAAAATCTCCAAGTTCTGGCTCTGGGTGGTTGCCTATTCACTGGTCAAGTTCCATCTTGGTTTGCTAAGCTGGTGAAGTTAGAGGTCTTGGATTTTTCTTACAATCAGATCAGTGGTTCCATTCCAGGTTGGTTTGGGACTCTTCCGAATTTGTTCTACCTAGACTTGTCTTTTAACCGTCTTGGGGGATATTTCCCCGAGGAACTCACCCAACTGCCTGGATTGGTATCAGACGAGGGCTCTGCCCAAATAAACCGGACTTATGTGGAGTTACCTGTCTTTGTTAGCCCAAACAATATCTCTCTACTGCAATACAATCAGCTCTCCTTTCTTCCACCAACAATTAACTTGGGAAACAATAGCATAAGTGGAAGTATTCCTGTTGAGATCGGACAATTGAAGGGTATTCACGTGTTGGATCTCAGTTGGAACAACTTCTCCGGCAACATTCCGACACAAATATCTAATCTGACTAATTTGGAAACAGTTGACCTAGAGGGAAACCATCTATCTGGAGAAATTCCAACCTCACTGATTAGTCTCCATTTCTTGTCTTCGTTCAACGTCTCGTACAATGATCTCCAAGGACCAATACCAACAGGAGGTCAGTTTAATACTTTTCCTGAATCCAGCTTCATAGGGAATCCATTATTGTGCGGTTCAGTTCTAGGCCAACATTGCTCCACTCAGCCCGATTCTACACCCACTTCTGCTCCGAAGAGAATCCTCAAAAAGAACATCATCATTGGACTCGTTCTCGGTATCTGTTTTGGCATTGGCTTTACCATGACTATGCTAGCATTTTGGATATTGTCCAAGAGAAGAATCCTTCCAAGAGGTGACCCTGAGAAAGACGATGTAGGAACAATGTCATTCAACTATCATTCTGAAATATCCATCGAGCTCATCCAGGATCCCAGTCTAGTAGTAGTCTTCCCAAGCAATAGAGAAGAGATCAATAACCTAACAATATATGAGATTCTGAAAGCCACTGACAATTTCAACCAAGCAAACATAATCGGCTGTGGGGGTTTTGGATTGGTCTACAAAGCAACTTTAGAAAATGGAACGAAGCTGGCTATTAAGAAACTTTCGGGAGATATGGGTATAATGGAAAGGGAATTTAAAGCAGAGGTAGAAGCTCTATCAACAGCCAAACACAATAATTTGGTTTCCCTTCAAGGATACTGTGTGCATGACGGCTGCCGAATACTTATGTATGCATACATGGAGAATGGAAGTCTTGATTATTGGTTGCACGAGAAGTCTGATGGTCCAGCTCAGCTAGATTGGCCAACTCGGTTGAGGATTGCACAGGGAGCCAGCTGTGGGCTGTCTTACATGCACCAGATATGTGAACCACATATAATACATCGGGACATCAAGTCCAGCAACATACTCCTTGACGATAAGTTTGAAGCACACGTTGCTGATTTTGGATTGTCACGATTGATTCTTCCTTATGAAACACACGTCACCACTGAGTTGATTGGAACTCTTGGTTACATTCCTCCGGAGTACGGTCAGGCATGGAAAGCCACTTTGAGAGGGGACATGTACAGTTTCGGGGTAGTCATGCTTGAGCTTCTAACAGGGAAGAGACCTATGGAGGTATTCGAGCCGAAGATGTCAAGGGAATTGGTTGTGTGGGTAGAGCAAATGAGAAGTGAGGGAAAACAAGATGAAGTCTTTGATCCTCTGCTGAGAGACAGGGGTTTTGAAGAACAGATGCGGCAGGTTCTTGATGTGGCTTGCATGTGTATCAATCAAAACCCTTTGAAGAGGCCGACTATTACAGAAGTGGTCAATTGGCTCCAGAATGTAGGGAGTGTCGAGCAGCCATCAAAATGCTAA